The Ruminococcaceae bacterium BL-4 region GTTGCCGAAACAAGCGCGCTTTTTGCGGCACGACTGCGGCGTGCAAACGCATGTACAACTCCACAGTCTTTGGTAAGTACCGTTACTGCGCGGTCACTTTCGCCCACTTCCGAAGTCCTGATGATCAGTCCCCGTGTATTCAACCGCATCAGGCGCCTCCTTTATCTGCTGAGCATTGTGTTTTAGCTGGGCGTAGACAAGATAATCCTGCACCCTGCCGGTCTCTTGAAAACAAGACCAAGCTGATTTTTCGTCCATACTGAAAACGCTCCTTTCCTGTTGCCGTACAAGAATCATTATGTACAGGAATCCGCTCCAGTATGAGTGGAAAATAAATGAATATTCGTCAAAACCAGACGTTTTTTTCTCTTCTTTTGTGCTATGAAAAAGGATTTTTGAAAGATTTTCTAAAAAAGGAATTAATGATCCAAAAGATCG contains the following coding sequences:
- a CDS encoding conserved protein of unknown function (Evidence 4 : Unknown function but conserved in other organisms) — encoded protein: MDEKSAWSCFQETGRVQDYLVYAQLKHNAQQIKEAPDAVEYTGTDHQDFGSGRK